A single window of Venturia canescens isolate UGA chromosome 3, ASM1945775v1, whole genome shotgun sequence DNA harbors:
- the LOC122407996 gene encoding uncharacterized protein: protein MSQRRAGQARSSSSSGLLNAKNAILIMNIHRQAAGRQSTRRKMRLRERDDHVHVCRDDTELHAHILVIVLAHATAYVHACRGDRELHTHTLVIALTHATVHGHVCAPGHNVSATDNTSGQATRSVEKTIENPCGKATQSVEEDITLDEETLLVIGKRLRSDKKLAEPVHKDIQIRWEEIYKDGLPKDIKAELLSKHPQPVNIAFLEAPKLNIELKKNHYQTRDKKLEGPASADEQEIHTNTATTEKVVGRALQATPVFSPQVLLNESQVAQEAELEEVSSLAGRLKFFTENWRSITSDEFILNTIKGFKIPFKSEIRQQQQPCELSWSNKEIKDITEQIDKLLQKGAIRKCDAEDDQFISRIFLTPKPDGSNRLILNLKPLNEFIDTSHFKMEDSRTAQRLMYRDCYMVTIDLKDAYYLVPIASEHRKYLRFSFQGQIFEFTVLPFGLNCAQLIFTKIMKPTVTFLRKKGLMSVIYLDDILLFGHSVTNCLDNANQTIELLEKLGFVINYEKSRLSPSKKCIFLGLCLNSEKMQVELPPDKRLSVLKLIRKYQKTKRCKIRDFASFIGSLGFCCQAATYGWAYLKNFEREKVRALEKNHGNYEFVIEINPELQADFKWWKNNILKIVKPIRNSKFSLEIFSDSSLTGWGAYCKEEKIHGFWSQEERRLHINCLELLAAFFALKSFAKNLSDCNLLLRIDNTTAISYINHMGGMGSKKLSEVAKKIWLWCERRNIWLFASYIQSKSNGEADFESRRLEPETEYALSEQAFRRIRKRTPSTVATVVVASGDFIKKALARRGISDRAATIALASVSKSTLKQYECPIKKWRQFCVREKLDPLLINFTALQDFLAEEFFNGASYTTINCYRSAMSFVFGPNVAEDPGIKRICKGAYKIRPQKPKYNSTWDPKVVLERLAKWTPNNDISLKQLSSKLATLLALVTGHRIQTLSLININDINVSNDRIEIKIPAQIKTSGPKRKQPVLILPFFDKKEICAAQTLLDYLKVTQEIRGETEILFISFKKPHKAVGTQTLSKWIKKVLKESGIDTDCFGAYSTRHASTSAAKRVGVNIDTIRATAGWTNESKTFTRFYDLNIVQDKTEFAKAILNL, encoded by the exons ATGTCGCAAAGGAGGGCGGGTCAGGCCCGCTCTTCTAGCAGTTCAGGACTGCTAAATGCGAAAAATGCTATATTA ATTATGAATATTCATCGTCAAGCAGCGGGGCGACAGAGtacgaggagaaaaatgagattgagagagagagacgatcACGTTCACGTGTGTCGAGACGACACAGAGCTTCACGCTCACATTCTCGTTATCGTTCTCGCTCACGCGACAGCGTACGTTCACGCGTGTCGGGGCGACAGAGAGTTGCACACTCACACTCTCGTTATCGCTCTCACTCACGCGACAGTTCACGGTCACGTTTGCGCACCAGGTC ATAATGTGAGCGCAACGGATAACACGAGCGGCCAGGCCACTCGGTCGGTAGAAAAAACAATAGAAAACCCGTGCGGCAAGGCCACACAGTCGGTAGAAGAGGACATAACGCTGGACGAGGAAACATTACTCGTTATTGGCAAACGACTGCGTTCAGACAAAAAACTAGCAGAGCCCGTGCACAAAGACATACAAATTCGTTGGGAGGAAATTTATAAAGACGGCTTGCCAAAGGATATAAAAGCCGAATTGTTAAGCAAGCATCCCCAACCGGTCAACATCGCATTCTTAGAGGCGCCGAAGCTCAATATAGAATTAAA AAAAAACCACTACCAAACACGTGACAAAAAACTCGAGGGGCCCGCCTCAGCAGACGAGCAGGAAATTCATACAAACACGGCCACCACAGAGAAAGTCGTGGGGCGGGCATTACAAGCAACGCCAGTTTTCTCCCCGCAAGTCTTACTCAACGAGTCACAGGTCGCACAAGAAGCGGAACTAGAGGAGGTGAGTAGTTTGGCTGGTCGACTGAAGTTCTTTaccgaaaattggagatcaatCACATCCGATGAATTTATATTAAACACTATAAAAGGGTTTAAAATACCATTCAAATCAGAGATTCGTCAACAGCAGCAGCCCTGCGAACTCTCGTGGTCAAATAAAGAAATTAAGGACATAACAGAGCAAATAGATAAACTGCTGCAAAAGGGAGCAATTCGAAAATGCGATGCGGAAGACGATCAATTCATATCGAGAATTTTCCTAACGCCTAAACCCGATGGATCTAATCGGCTAATATTAAATCTTAAACCTCTTAATGAGTTTATAGACACGTCACATTTTAAAATGGAAGACAGTAGAACGGCACAGAGGCTTATGTATCGCGATTGTTACATGGTAACGATAGACCTTAAAGATGCGTATTACCTCGTGCCTATTGCGAGCGAGCATAGAAAATATTTACGCTTTTCGTTCCAAGgtcaaatttttgaattcacGGTGCTACCATTCGGCTTGAACTGCGCTCAGTTAATTTTTACAAAGATTATGAAACCTACTGTTAcatttttaaggaaaaaaggaCTCATGTCCGTTATATATCTCGACGATATATTACTGTTCGGTCACTCGGTAACAAATTGTTTAGACAACGCCAATCAAACAATAGAACTTTTAGAAAAGCTTGGGTTCGTgattaattatgaaaaaagcaGGTTATCCccatcgaaaaaatgtatatttctagGCTTGTGtctaaattccgaaaaaatgCAGGTCGAACTACCTCCGGACAAACGGCTAAGTGTATTGAAACTAATTCGTAAATATCAAAAGACCAAAAGATGTAAAATTCGGGATTTTGCTTCATTTATTGGATCTCTTGGATTTTGTTGTCAAGCAGCGACATATGGTTGggcatatttgaaaaatttcgagagagaaaaggttAGAGcactagaaaaaaatcatggcaaTTACGAATTCGTTATCGAAATTAACCCCGAGTTACAAGCTGACTTCAAATGGTGGAAAAACAATATACTCAAAATAGTTAAACCAATACgtaattccaaattttcgttggaaattttttcggaTTCATCGTTGACGGGATGGGGGGCGTATtgcaaagaagaaaaaattcacggtTTTTGGTCTCAAGAGGAACGTAGACTTCACATAAATTGCCTAGAGTTGCTTGCAGCCTTTTTTGCGCTGAAAAGTTTCGCAAAAAACTTGAGCGACTGCAATTTACTGTTAAGAATTGACAATACAACAGCAATTTCTTACATCAATCACATGGGTGGTATGGGCAGTAAGAAATTAAGTGAAGTAGCAAAAAAGATATGGTTATGGTGCGAACGTCGCAATATTTGGCTTTTCGCTTCATATATTCAGTCAAAAAGTAACGGTGAAGCGGACTTTGAATCTAGACGATTAGAGCCTGAGACGGAATACGCACTATCGGAACAAGCCTTTCGAAGAATTCGGAAA AGAACCCCATCCACTGTGGCCACAGTTGTCGTTGCTAGCGGGGATTTTATCAAGAAAGCATTAGCGAGGAGAGGAATATCTGATAGGGCAGCAACAATCGCCTTGGCCTCAGTCTCTAAGTCAACGTTGAAGCAATACGAATGCCCGATTAAAAAATGGCGTCAATTTTGTGTTCGAGAGAAGTTGGACCCcttattgataaattttacAGCACTTCAAGATTTCCTCGCCGAAGAATTCTTTAACGGAGCTTCGTACACGACGATCAATTGTTATAGATCGGCTATGTCATTTGTATTTGGCCCGAACGTTGCAGAGGATCCAGGGATAAAAAGAATTTGCAAAGGCGCATATAAGATTCGTCCACAAAAACCCAAGTATAATTCTACATGGGACCCGAAAGTGGTACTCGAACGTCTGGCCAAATGGACACCAAATAACGATATTTCATTGAAACAGCTGTCTAGCAAACTAGCGACACTGTTAGCGTTAGTGACGGGACATAGAATACAGACATTGTCACTGATAAACATTAATGATATAAATGTATCAAACGACAGGATAGAAATTAAGATCCCTGCGCAAATAAAAACCTCAGGGCCAAAGAGAAAGCAGCCCGTACTAATCCTGccgtttttcgataaaaaagagATTTGCGCTGCGCAAACGTTACTCGACTACCTAAAAGTAACACAAGAAATTCGCGGAGAAacggaaattttatttatatcatTCAAAAAACCGCATAAAGCAGTGGGTACGCAGACTCTAAGTAAATGGAtcaaaaaagtattaaaagagAGCGGAATTGATACGGACTGTTTTGGAGCATATAGCACCCGACACGCTTCGACATCTGCGGCAAAACGCGTGGGTGTCAACATTGATACGATTAGGGCAACAGCGGGCTGGACTAACGAATCCAAAACATTTACGAGGTTTTACGATTTAAACATAGTACAAGATAAAACAGAATTTGCCAAGGCTATTTTGAACTTATAA